A single window of Rhodohalobacter sp. 614A DNA harbors:
- a CDS encoding nucleotide-binding protein codes for MIVLIGGEKGGTGKTTIVTNLAAYRYSVNSKSPILIVDSDPQGSASDWVYYRKETGVKGIDCIQLFDKRIASEVPDQHERYGDIIIDAGGRDSKELRYAMGIADIMVVPVGASQYDLNTMEQIEQLLIQIQTMNPNLKCYVVINKLRNIPNLKEKDEAIEFLQDFEGIEICDFQIHERIAFTRSSSSGLGVSEMKGDKGQVIDPKAMQEIEKLHEVIWS; via the coding sequence ATGATAGTGCTCATTGGCGGTGAAAAAGGCGGGACTGGCAAGACGACCATTGTGACAAACCTTGCTGCGTATCGATACTCCGTAAATTCAAAATCTCCCATTCTTATTGTTGATTCGGATCCGCAAGGATCCGCTTCAGATTGGGTTTATTATAGAAAAGAAACCGGTGTGAAAGGAATTGACTGTATTCAACTATTTGATAAGCGGATAGCATCAGAAGTGCCGGACCAGCATGAACGGTATGGGGATATTATCATCGATGCTGGTGGCAGAGATTCAAAAGAACTGCGATATGCGATGGGGATTGCAGACATTATGGTGGTACCAGTCGGTGCATCTCAATATGATCTGAATACGATGGAACAGATCGAACAGTTATTGATACAGATCCAAACCATGAATCCAAACCTGAAATGCTATGTTGTAATCAACAAGCTTCGAAATATTCCAAATCTTAAGGAAAAAGACGAGGCCATCGAATTCTTACAAGATTTTGAAGGAATAGAAATTTGCGATTTTCAAATCCATGAACGCATTGCATTTACTCGCAGCTCAAGTTCAGGGCTGGGCGTATCAGAAATGAAAGGAGATAAGGGTCAGGTTATTGACCCGAAAGCAATGCAGGAAATAGAAAAACTGCACGAGGTAATTTGGTCATGA